In Thermotoga sp. Ku-13t, one genomic interval encodes:
- a CDS encoding TatD family hydrolase gives MRLVDTHAHLHFHQFEKDLDQIIKKLDSHKFAFVVNVGIDVEDSKKALALSEKYEKLYCSIGIHPHEAGRAPEDFLHTFEELLKNKKVVAIGECGLDYYRMLSPKELQREVFEKQLKFAKDVDMPLIVHIRDAYEDAYEILSRVGLPTNGGVVHAFSADEEWALKFVELGMYIGIGGPITYPNNHTLRRVVRVVGIENILIETDCPYLAPQPVRGKRNEPIYVRFVVEEIAKILDMDIEDVAETTVKNAEELFKP, from the coding sequence GTGAGACTGGTAGACACACACGCGCATCTTCATTTTCACCAGTTCGAGAAGGATCTGGATCAGATCATCAAGAAGCTCGATTCGCACAAGTTCGCCTTCGTTGTCAACGTGGGTATAGATGTTGAAGATTCGAAAAAAGCCCTCGCTCTGAGTGAGAAGTACGAAAAACTCTATTGCTCCATAGGAATCCATCCCCACGAAGCTGGGCGTGCACCGGAAGATTTCCTTCACACTTTCGAGGAATTACTGAAAAACAAAAAAGTCGTTGCGATCGGAGAATGTGGTTTGGATTACTACAGAATGCTTTCTCCGAAAGAATTACAGCGCGAGGTCTTCGAGAAGCAGCTGAAGTTCGCAAAGGATGTGGACATGCCCCTGATAGTTCACATCAGGGACGCTTACGAAGACGCCTACGAAATTCTCAGCAGGGTTGGACTGCCAACGAACGGTGGTGTCGTACATGCGTTCTCCGCTGATGAGGAATGGGCGCTGAAGTTCGTTGAGCTCGGCATGTATATAGGTATAGGTGGTCCTATCACCTACCCGAATAACCACACGCTCAGACGCGTTGTGAGAGTGGTGGGAATCGAAAACATCCTGATCGAAACCGACTGTCCTTATCTGGCTCCGCAACCGGTAAGGGGTAAGAGGAACGAGCCGATCTACGTGAGGTTCGTCGTTGAAGAGATAGCAAAGATTTTGGACATGGACATAGAGGATGTGGCAGAAACCACCGTGAAGAACGCGGAAGAACTCTTCAAGCCCTGA
- a CDS encoding MFS transporter, with translation MWKNLPKQVKRYLLFYSLSGFSFSAFIAAPTLGRLLNISIEKIGWLFSAAYVFQAILTYFLGKKFETISVNHGYAIARFFFAMGSLLFILTKNAYTFVVAQLLLGVTDVFYPCQVMYERALFPPKQREEIYSMQFLITEFTKAVVYFLLVFLLARQMKDLRFLTFIFGSMFVANLFYAFSLVKVLPHVETGSSLHESHVPAGNTNGAFISMMFHQYLAYLSFSFSSFLVISYYLIDHFKLDSSSPFLFEMVFSISVVVSYLWKKRVNSSSVRNLIIGSVLIILTFVAWFVPNVYVFFISHTIMGLGFILWFPAKEHIKMSLSPRELGRWEGFFQGLNILSRTFVPVVSTQIAGKLGHRWVFLTSSLIFTASLISAIPALRWYHRYAERIRA, from the coding sequence ATGTGGAAGAACTTGCCGAAGCAGGTGAAACGGTATTTGCTCTTCTATTCTCTGAGCGGTTTCTCTTTTTCCGCTTTCATCGCCGCTCCAACTCTTGGAAGATTGCTCAACATCTCGATAGAAAAGATCGGATGGCTCTTCAGTGCTGCCTACGTTTTTCAGGCCATCCTCACGTACTTCTTAGGAAAGAAGTTCGAGACGATCAGCGTGAACCATGGTTACGCGATCGCAAGGTTTTTCTTCGCCATGGGGAGCTTGCTGTTCATTCTCACGAAGAACGCCTACACGTTCGTGGTCGCACAGCTCTTGCTCGGCGTCACGGACGTTTTCTATCCCTGCCAGGTCATGTACGAAAGGGCGCTCTTCCCACCGAAACAGCGTGAAGAGATTTATTCGATGCAATTTTTGATCACCGAGTTCACCAAAGCCGTGGTTTACTTCCTGCTTGTCTTCCTTCTGGCGAGGCAGATGAAAGATCTGAGATTTCTCACCTTTATCTTCGGTTCCATGTTCGTTGCAAATCTGTTCTATGCATTCTCTCTGGTGAAGGTGTTGCCACACGTTGAAACTGGTTCGAGCCTGCACGAAAGTCACGTTCCGGCTGGAAACACGAATGGGGCGTTCATTTCTATGATGTTCCATCAGTATCTGGCGTATCTGTCTTTCAGTTTCTCGAGCTTTCTGGTCATCTCTTATTACCTCATAGACCACTTCAAGCTGGATAGCTCTTCTCCCTTCCTGTTCGAGATGGTTTTTTCCATCTCTGTAGTTGTGTCGTATCTGTGGAAGAAAAGGGTCAATTCCAGTTCGGTCAGGAATCTCATCATTGGTTCTGTTTTGATCATCCTCACGTTCGTCGCCTGGTTCGTGCCGAACGTGTACGTGTTCTTCATTTCACACACGATCATGGGTCTGGGGTTCATTCTGTGGTTTCCGGCAAAGGAACACATAAAGATGAGCCTCTCACCGAGGGAGCTCGGCAGGTGGGAAGGTTTTTTCCAGGGACTCAACATTCTGAGTAGGACCTTCGTACCTGTGGTTTCAACCCAGATCGCAGGGAAGCTCGGCCACAGGTGGGTGTTTTTAACATCTTCACTCATCTTCACAGCGAGCCTGATCAGCGCGATCCCGGCGCTGAGATGGTATCATAGATACGCCGAGAGGATCAGGGCTTGA
- the meaB gene encoding methylmalonyl Co-A mutase-associated GTPase MeaB — MDHKSIARLITLLENTPEKAKEILSNLPRRTAPVIGFTGSPGVGKSTLIDQVIAKLRSSGKTVAVVAVDPSSPFSQGAFLGDRVRMKKHFLDDGVFIRSMASRGALGGLNESIYDVVELFESVGFDYVLVETVGVGQAEVEVRYVADVVVLVLSPGFGDEMQLLKAGIMEIADIYVVNKADLVGTDSLYDQLVSFLTFAGRDVSSVVKTSALNAQGIEELVNKITTLWEKFAETGKLKELRKQRLKHHAENLARRTLQKYLSLADLEDPYEGVEAALRSMCERLKNGQGGGT; from the coding sequence GTGGATCATAAAAGCATCGCCAGACTCATAACTTTGCTGGAAAACACACCCGAGAAGGCAAAAGAAATATTGAGCAATCTGCCCAGAAGGACGGCACCGGTGATTGGTTTCACAGGTAGCCCTGGGGTTGGCAAGAGCACGCTGATAGATCAGGTGATCGCAAAGCTCAGATCCTCAGGAAAAACAGTCGCAGTCGTCGCAGTCGATCCTTCGAGTCCGTTCAGCCAAGGGGCTTTTCTGGGCGACAGGGTAAGAATGAAAAAACATTTTCTGGACGACGGTGTCTTCATACGCAGTATGGCGTCACGCGGTGCCTTAGGTGGTTTGAACGAAAGCATCTACGATGTTGTGGAGTTGTTCGAATCTGTTGGTTTCGATTACGTTCTGGTGGAAACCGTAGGGGTAGGACAGGCCGAGGTCGAAGTGCGATACGTGGCTGACGTGGTGGTGCTGGTCCTTTCACCAGGTTTCGGGGACGAAATGCAGCTTCTGAAGGCCGGTATCATGGAGATCGCAGACATATATGTGGTGAACAAAGCGGATCTGGTGGGAACCGATTCTCTGTACGATCAGCTGGTGAGTTTTCTCACGTTCGCCGGCCGGGACGTTTCGAGCGTAGTGAAAACTTCTGCCCTGAACGCACAGGGAATCGAAGAGCTGGTGAACAAAATAACAACGCTCTGGGAGAAATTTGCAGAAACCGGAAAGCTGAAGGAGCTGAGAAAGCAGAGGCTGAAGCACCACGCAGAAAATCTCGCAAGAAGGACTCTGCAGAAGTATCTATCGCTCGCGGATCTGGAAGATCCTTACGAAGGCGTGGAAGCAGCACTCAGATCGATGTGCGAACGCTTAAAGAATGGTCAGGGGGGAGGGACTTGA
- a CDS encoding cobalamin B12-binding domain-containing protein has translation MKKYRILIAKPGLDGHDRGAKVVAHALRDAGFEVIYTGLRQTPEQIVKTAIQEDVDLIGLSILSGAHLQLSKKVIDLMKKEGIGHVPVFVGGIIPPDDVPKLLEIGVCRVFGPGTPLSRIVQEVKEVLEGVTSASGS, from the coding sequence ATGAAGAAGTACAGGATACTGATCGCAAAACCTGGTCTGGATGGCCACGACCGCGGAGCAAAGGTGGTGGCCCACGCCCTGCGCGACGCAGGCTTTGAAGTCATATACACAGGTTTGAGGCAAACGCCTGAACAGATCGTGAAAACTGCCATTCAGGAAGACGTCGATCTGATAGGACTTTCGATCCTCTCAGGAGCGCATCTGCAGCTGTCGAAGAAAGTCATCGATCTGATGAAAAAAGAAGGCATAGGGCACGTACCGGTCTTCGTCGGTGGCATCATCCCTCCGGACGATGTGCCGAAATTGCTCGAGATAGGTGTGTGTCGCGTGTTCGGACCCGGAACACCGCTGTCGAGAATCGTTCAGGAGGTCAAGGAAGTTCTGGAAGGAGTGACGAGTGCAAGTGGATCATAA
- a CDS encoding methylmalonyl-CoA mutase family protein: MYDKEHLKRIEEALQQWQAQLENDLRKFPERKEKFLSSSGYEFKRCYTPLDVAGMDYLRDLNMPGEYPYTRGVQRTMYRGRLWTMRQYAGFGTAEETNKRFKYLLQQGQTGLSVAFDLPTQIGYDSDHPLAEGEVGRVGVAVDSLRDIEILFDGIPLKDVSTSMTINSTAVILLSMYAVTAQKQGAELEELRGTIQNDILKEYIARGTYIFPPEPSMKIVTDIFEFCAKHMPKWNTISISGYHIREAGANAVQELAFTFGDAIAYVEAAIKAGLDPNVFGRQLSFFFAAHNNFLEEIAKFRAARRIWAKIMKERFNVSNPEALRLRFHTQTAGSTLTAQQPLNNIVRVAIQALAAVLGGTQSLHTNSYDEALGLPTEQSVQVALRTQQIIAYESGVADIVDPLAGSFAIEALTNQIEEKVWEYLEKIDSLGGMVRAIELGYVQKEIHKSAYEQQLAIEKGEQIVVGVNAFQVSEEKPIENILKVDPTLEEKQKEALRQLKKERDNNAVANALKELKQAAQEGRNIVPYVFEAVKCYATLGEISDVLREVYGEYTESTAI, from the coding sequence ATGTACGATAAAGAACATCTCAAGAGAATTGAAGAAGCTCTCCAACAATGGCAGGCGCAGCTGGAGAACGATCTGAGGAAGTTCCCTGAGAGAAAGGAAAAGTTCCTGTCGAGCTCCGGTTATGAGTTCAAAAGATGCTACACTCCCCTCGATGTGGCAGGAATGGATTATCTGAGAGATCTCAACATGCCCGGAGAGTACCCCTACACGCGCGGAGTTCAGAGAACGATGTACCGTGGCAGACTGTGGACGATGAGACAGTACGCGGGCTTCGGTACCGCTGAGGAAACCAACAAGCGCTTCAAGTACCTGCTCCAACAGGGTCAGACGGGTCTCTCCGTGGCGTTCGATTTACCAACACAGATCGGCTACGACTCTGACCATCCCCTGGCCGAAGGTGAAGTCGGGCGCGTGGGAGTCGCGGTTGATTCTTTGCGGGACATAGAAATCCTTTTCGATGGAATTCCACTGAAAGATGTGAGCACGTCGATGACGATAAACTCCACCGCTGTCATACTGCTGAGCATGTACGCTGTGACGGCGCAGAAACAGGGCGCGGAGCTCGAGGAACTCAGGGGCACGATACAGAACGACATCCTGAAAGAATACATTGCCAGGGGTACTTACATATTCCCACCAGAACCATCCATGAAGATAGTCACAGACATTTTCGAATTCTGCGCCAAGCACATGCCCAAATGGAACACTATAAGCATCAGCGGTTATCACATAAGGGAAGCTGGTGCCAACGCCGTTCAGGAGCTCGCGTTCACGTTCGGCGATGCGATCGCGTACGTGGAAGCGGCCATCAAGGCGGGGCTGGACCCGAACGTGTTCGGAAGACAGCTCTCTTTCTTTTTCGCCGCGCACAACAACTTCCTGGAAGAAATCGCAAAGTTCAGAGCCGCAAGGCGCATCTGGGCGAAGATCATGAAGGAACGTTTCAACGTCAGCAACCCGGAAGCGCTGAGACTGAGGTTCCACACCCAGACAGCTGGTTCCACCCTCACGGCACAGCAGCCGCTGAACAACATCGTGCGTGTGGCGATACAGGCGCTCGCCGCGGTGCTCGGAGGCACTCAGTCTTTGCACACCAATTCGTACGATGAAGCGCTCGGGCTCCCGACGGAACAGTCCGTTCAGGTTGCTTTGAGAACCCAGCAGATCATCGCGTACGAGTCCGGTGTTGCGGACATCGTCGATCCTCTGGCAGGCTCTTTCGCGATCGAGGCGCTGACGAACCAGATCGAAGAGAAGGTCTGGGAATATTTGGAAAAGATCGACTCTCTGGGTGGTATGGTCCGCGCGATAGAGCTCGGTTACGTTCAGAAGGAGATCCACAAGAGTGCCTACGAACAGCAGCTCGCCATAGAGAAAGGTGAACAGATCGTCGTTGGTGTGAACGCGTTCCAGGTCAGCGAAGAAAAACCCATAGAGAACATTCTGAAGGTTGACCCCACACTCGAGGAAAAACAGAAAGAAGCGCTGAGGCAGTTGAAAAAAGAACGGGACAACAACGCTGTGGCAAACGCACTGAAAGAGCTGAAACAGGCCGCACAGGAAGGTAGAAACATCGTTCCATACGTGTTCGAAGCAGTAAAATGCTACGCGACACTCGGTGAGATAAGCGATGTCCTGAGAGAAGTCTACGGCGAATACACCGAGAGTACTGCGATCTGA
- a CDS encoding radical SAM protein, translated as MIGLIFVDPSGTIPISLTNNVCRMNCAHCGGHYLAHMKTLQEMEKLAQEGHKSFLISGGLEKDLLVPFREHMRTLWEFKRRYGLSYNFHVGFPLSPLRELEGLADVVSFDFFADSKIMQKVYGFSVPPTQLLNAILQTSVPAIPHVTVGIFEGRITHEYEALETLSGFFNAVVLNVFVPTQNTKFSRALPPDLSEVKKIFQYASEKFDLVTLGCMQPRGEYRRSLQESVREFTHVMVKPAFGTEPDFKGCCSFVLVKLLKTGVLKDVR; from the coding sequence GTGATCGGTTTGATCTTTGTCGATCCGAGCGGAACGATCCCTATTTCTCTGACCAACAATGTGTGCCGGATGAACTGTGCACACTGCGGTGGACACTACCTTGCTCACATGAAAACCTTGCAGGAGATGGAAAAGCTCGCGCAGGAAGGCCACAAAAGCTTTCTCATAAGTGGCGGGCTGGAAAAGGATCTGCTCGTGCCGTTCAGAGAACACATGCGCACACTCTGGGAATTCAAAAGAAGATACGGCCTTTCTTACAATTTCCACGTCGGTTTTCCACTGTCACCTTTGAGAGAACTTGAAGGTCTGGCGGACGTCGTGAGCTTCGACTTCTTTGCCGATTCGAAGATCATGCAGAAAGTCTACGGATTTTCTGTTCCACCAACGCAGCTTCTGAACGCCATCTTACAGACCAGCGTTCCAGCAATCCCACACGTGACGGTCGGAATCTTCGAAGGTCGTATCACGCACGAGTACGAGGCATTGGAAACGCTGTCAGGATTTTTCAACGCCGTTGTTCTGAACGTGTTCGTCCCAACGCAGAATACCAAATTTTCCAGAGCCTTACCACCGGATCTGTCGGAGGTGAAGAAAATATTCCAATACGCATCTGAAAAATTCGATCTTGTCACTCTCGGTTGCATGCAACCTCGCGGTGAGTACAGACGATCCCTTCAGGAATCAGTAAGAGAGTTCACACATGTGATGGTTAAGCCAGCGTTCGGAACTGAACCAGATTTCAAAGGTTGTTGTTCGTTCGTATTGGTAAAACTTTTGAAGACGGGGGTGTTGAAGGATGTACGATAA
- a CDS encoding M55 family metallopeptidase: MKVYISVDMEGLAGIATWGEVDTSKKEASEVLYEHLTALLQGLFSARVHIEHVLISDAHGSGTAIPYRICEDFDRVSLVHGPIRKDYMMSGLDSSYDRVIFLGYHAGIGTKHGIMDHTYSSSLIHSVWINNKRMNEALINAAFAAHHGVPICLVVGDEALGEELRNEFNGRWLFVSTKTGLGRYAAIMKPKRQLFEEIKSAAAQALEIPRNELPLFKFEKPVELKIELKDTVYADLAELIPGVERIDGRTVKFVHDDYSVVFNAIMAIVYVAMAARDWRS; this comes from the coding sequence ATGAAGGTCTATATATCTGTTGACATGGAAGGGCTCGCCGGGATCGCCACCTGGGGGGAAGTCGATACTAGCAAGAAGGAAGCTTCCGAAGTGTTGTACGAACATTTGACAGCGTTGCTGCAGGGCCTGTTCTCCGCAAGGGTTCACATTGAGCACGTGCTGATCTCCGATGCACACGGTTCGGGCACGGCCATACCCTACAGGATATGTGAAGACTTCGACAGGGTCAGTCTGGTGCACGGTCCGATCAGGAAAGATTACATGATGAGCGGGTTGGACTCGTCGTACGACAGGGTCATCTTCCTCGGATACCACGCGGGTATCGGTACGAAGCACGGCATCATGGACCACACGTATTCGAGTTCTCTGATACACAGCGTCTGGATCAACAACAAGAGGATGAACGAGGCACTCATAAACGCAGCCTTTGCGGCTCATCATGGGGTGCCCATTTGCCTTGTTGTGGGAGACGAAGCGCTCGGTGAAGAGCTTAGGAACGAGTTCAACGGTAGATGGCTCTTCGTGTCCACAAAGACGGGACTGGGACGTTACGCGGCGATCATGAAACCGAAGAGACAGTTATTTGAAGAGATAAAAAGCGCGGCAGCGCAGGCTCTCGAGATCCCCAGAAACGAACTGCCGCTCTTCAAATTTGAAAAGCCTGTGGAGCTGAAGATAGAACTGAAAGATACAGTGTACGCGGACCTTGCCGAGCTGATCCCGGGTGTGGAGAGGATCGACGGTCGCACAGTGAAATTCGTTCACGACGACTACTCTGTGGTCTTCAACGCCATTATGGCCATAGTCTACGTGGCGATGGCTGCGAGGGACTGGAGGTCGTGA
- a CDS encoding bifunctional enoyl-CoA hydratase/phosphate acetyltransferase — protein sequence MRSLRELLEKAKQAGRKNLVVVGAEDAEAVEATLMAKKEGLVGRIFLVGNAQKLKSYENLTDIEIVDSCDEVDASEKGVKLVSSKKADVLVKGLVKTSVLLKAVLNKEWGLRGSGLLTHIVAVEVPVLDRVVFVSDGGILIRPSLEEKVKLINNAVEVMRKLGYEAPKVALICAVETVNPAMPETVEAAILAKMNQRGEIRNCVVDGPLGLDNALDLRAAEVKGVKSPVAGRADLLIVPDIHSGNFLGKSAIYFAGGKIAGMVIGSKAPIVLVSRADTAESKLLSIAMACATSGGTGE from the coding sequence ATGAGATCTCTTCGCGAGCTGCTCGAAAAGGCGAAACAGGCTGGAAGGAAGAATCTCGTCGTCGTCGGTGCTGAAGATGCAGAGGCTGTGGAAGCCACACTGATGGCGAAAAAGGAGGGTCTGGTGGGGCGAATCTTTCTTGTTGGAAACGCTCAGAAATTGAAAAGTTATGAGAACCTCACCGATATCGAGATCGTGGATAGCTGCGACGAGGTGGACGCGAGCGAGAAAGGGGTAAAGCTCGTTTCTTCGAAGAAAGCGGACGTTCTCGTCAAAGGATTGGTGAAAACTTCAGTCCTTCTCAAAGCTGTCTTGAATAAGGAATGGGGTCTCAGGGGTTCAGGTCTTTTGACGCACATCGTGGCGGTGGAAGTTCCCGTCCTCGACAGGGTCGTGTTCGTATCCGATGGGGGCATCCTCATAAGGCCGTCGCTGGAAGAGAAGGTGAAGTTGATCAACAACGCGGTTGAGGTGATGCGCAAGCTCGGTTACGAAGCGCCGAAAGTCGCTCTGATATGTGCCGTTGAGACGGTGAATCCGGCCATGCCGGAAACTGTGGAAGCAGCCATCCTCGCGAAGATGAACCAGCGTGGTGAAATCAGAAATTGCGTAGTGGATGGTCCGCTGGGGTTAGACAACGCTCTGGACCTGAGGGCAGCCGAGGTCAAGGGCGTGAAGAGTCCGGTCGCTGGACGCGCGGATCTTTTGATCGTGCCAGACATCCATTCCGGTAACTTCTTAGGAAAATCGGCGATTTACTTTGCGGGCGGTAAGATTGCTGGGATGGTCATCGGTTCGAAGGCGCCCATAGTGCTCGTTTCGAGGGCCGACACGGCGGAAAGCAAGTTACTTTCGATAGCCATGGCGTGTGCCACGAGTGGAGGAACGGGTGAATGA
- a CDS encoding helix-turn-helix domain-containing protein, with translation MIKILLPANVLGSVELSSTKEKLFIDVYNDGDYEKKLLEEFWDIVMGPKKFDTFTTIFVSSTDAVSLAIKYLESRIELEEMKKRHEVLYSYAELQGPTCHQVLRELQKLKHGPEQMIVLVAERGVHLLAYLEYLSAGRYSQIEETVFEVHLDGKAKMVLFSEHPLEGFYNFRIPPLRERKNDIPYMVDWTLSSIHQKHKYLPVNFPSEEIMDLFLKYDWPGNTEELIKVVHMYSAGLDVIGYFASSLPNVEKEEVRLVDYVKKIVATVEKRTIKTMLEKYKWNRKKVASILGLNYKTLCYKIKKYGITRH, from the coding sequence ATGATAAAGATACTGCTACCTGCGAATGTCCTCGGCAGTGTTGAGCTGTCATCCACCAAGGAAAAGTTGTTCATCGATGTCTACAACGATGGCGACTACGAAAAAAAGTTGCTCGAAGAATTCTGGGACATCGTGATGGGACCCAAGAAGTTCGACACTTTCACCACCATCTTCGTGAGTTCCACCGATGCCGTGTCACTGGCCATCAAGTACCTTGAGAGCAGGATAGAGCTGGAGGAGATGAAGAAACGACACGAAGTGCTCTATAGCTACGCGGAACTGCAGGGGCCTACCTGTCACCAGGTTCTGAGAGAACTTCAAAAACTCAAACACGGTCCAGAGCAGATGATCGTCCTGGTCGCTGAAAGGGGAGTGCATTTGCTCGCGTATCTGGAATACCTTTCGGCTGGTAGATATTCTCAGATTGAGGAAACCGTTTTTGAAGTGCATTTAGATGGCAAAGCGAAGATGGTCCTTTTCAGTGAACACCCACTGGAGGGTTTCTACAATTTCCGCATCCCACCGTTGAGGGAAAGGAAGAACGATATACCTTACATGGTGGACTGGACACTCTCTTCGATACATCAGAAACATAAATACCTGCCTGTGAACTTTCCCAGTGAGGAGATAATGGATCTGTTCCTGAAATACGACTGGCCGGGAAACACGGAAGAACTCATCAAGGTGGTTCACATGTACTCCGCCGGTCTCGACGTGATAGGTTATTTCGCCAGCTCGCTCCCGAACGTGGAGAAGGAAGAAGTCAGGCTGGTTGACTATGTGAAGAAGATCGTTGCCACCGTCGAGAAGAGAACCATAAAGACCATGCTCGAAAAGTACAAGTGGAATCGCAAGAAAGTTGCATCGATTCTTGGTTTGAACTACAAAACTCTATGTTACAAAATCAAGAAGTACGGTATCACGAGACACTGA
- a CDS encoding IclR family transcriptional regulator, protein MAIYSVERALKILEFVASKKSGVRVRDVADFLHITAPAAFKHLETLLKCGYVFKDPGTHRYFASYKLAELGSMVLRNIEVREIAHPLLVELMEKTSMTVHFALRDGFEGVYIDKVESARTIPTISRIGMKMRLYSTAFGKAILAFLSEEELEQYLRHTQLVRYTPNTIIDPEKLKQELALVRGRGYAVDNEENEYGVKCVGAPIFDYTGRVIGAISVTAASGSLNEENIPKIAEEVKNTAREISKKLGA, encoded by the coding sequence ATGGCCATTTATTCGGTGGAGAGAGCGTTGAAAATCCTTGAGTTCGTGGCCTCGAAGAAAAGCGGCGTGAGAGTTCGCGATGTGGCGGATTTCTTGCACATCACGGCTCCCGCCGCCTTCAAACACCTTGAGACGCTCCTGAAATGTGGTTACGTGTTCAAAGATCCCGGCACGCACCGTTACTTCGCTTCGTACAAGCTGGCTGAACTCGGGAGCATGGTGCTCAGGAACATAGAAGTTCGTGAGATAGCTCACCCGCTACTCGTCGAGCTGATGGAAAAAACCAGCATGACCGTTCATTTCGCACTGAGAGACGGTTTTGAAGGCGTATACATAGACAAAGTGGAGAGCGCCAGAACGATTCCCACCATTTCCAGGATCGGCATGAAGATGAGACTGTACTCGACCGCTTTCGGCAAAGCGATCCTGGCGTTTTTAAGTGAAGAAGAACTCGAACAATACCTCAGGCACACCCAGCTGGTCAGGTACACGCCGAACACGATCATTGATCCTGAAAAACTCAAACAGGAGCTGGCGCTGGTCAGAGGAAGAGGCTACGCGGTGGACAACGAGGAGAACGAATACGGAGTCAAATGTGTCGGAGCACCAATCTTCGATTACACGGGCAGAGTCATCGGTGCGATCAGCGTCACTGCTGCGTCCGGTTCTTTGAACGAGGAAAACATTCCGAAGATCGCCGAAGAGGTTAAGAACACCGCCAGGGAGATATCGAAAAAGCTCGGTGCGTGA
- a CDS encoding sugar kinase, with protein sequence MSRVVTFGEIMMRLATPNFLRFVQTRSFDVTYAGAEANVAVSLANFGVEASFVTKLPKNEFGTAVVRHLKQYGVDTSHIIFGEGRLGIYFLETGYSQRPSKVIYDRANSAFALSKPEEYDWDKIFDGANWFHFTGITPALGENLVQSCLDALKKAKEKGVTVSCDLNYRAKLWSEEKARKVMSELVKYVDVLFANEEDAEKVFGIKADESNVVEGKLSLKGYEQVCRRLKERFGFKKVAISLRESVVANLNGWSGVLLDGDDFYSARQYTVHIVDRVGAGDSFAAGIIYGCLTGMKPHETLEFAVAASCLKHTIMGDFNEVSVEEVKSLMKGAGSGRVVR encoded by the coding sequence ATGTCGAGAGTGGTGACGTTTGGTGAGATCATGATGAGGCTCGCAACTCCAAACTTTCTGAGGTTCGTTCAAACCAGGTCTTTCGACGTCACGTACGCGGGAGCCGAGGCTAACGTGGCCGTGTCGCTCGCAAACTTCGGTGTGGAAGCATCTTTCGTTACGAAGCTTCCGAAGAACGAATTTGGAACCGCCGTGGTGCGCCACCTGAAACAGTACGGTGTGGACACATCCCACATCATATTCGGAGAAGGCAGACTGGGAATATACTTCCTCGAGACGGGATATTCACAGAGACCTTCCAAGGTCATCTACGACAGGGCGAACTCAGCCTTTGCCCTTTCTAAGCCAGAAGAATACGACTGGGACAAAATCTTCGACGGGGCTAACTGGTTCCACTTCACGGGCATAACCCCCGCACTCGGAGAGAACTTAGTTCAGAGCTGCCTCGATGCCCTCAAGAAAGCTAAGGAAAAAGGTGTAACCGTTTCGTGCGATCTGAACTACAGGGCAAAGCTTTGGAGCGAAGAAAAGGCTCGAAAGGTGATGTCCGAGCTGGTCAAGTACGTCGATGTCCTGTTCGCGAACGAAGAAGACGCAGAGAAGGTCTTCGGCATCAAGGCTGACGAGAGCAACGTGGTCGAGGGCAAACTCAGTTTGAAGGGATACGAGCAGGTCTGTCGCAGGTTGAAGGAACGGTTCGGCTTCAAGAAAGTCGCGATCAGCCTGCGTGAAAGTGTGGTTGCGAATCTGAACGGATGGTCGGGTGTGCTGCTCGATGGTGACGATTTCTACAGTGCCAGACAGTACACAGTACACATCGTGGACAGAGTGGGTGCGGGAGATTCCTTCGCGGCAGGTATCATCTACGGTTGCCTCACGGGTATGAAACCACATGAGACGCTGGAATTCGCCGTCGCCGCTTCCTGTCTCAAGCACACGATCATGGGGGATTTCAACGAGGTGAGCGTCGAAGAAGTGAAGAGCCTTATGAAAGGTGCTGGAAGCGGCAGGGTCGTGAGGTGA